Proteins co-encoded in one Gehongia tenuis genomic window:
- a CDS encoding GerMN domain-containing protein yields the protein MKGRWVRLTAAMVVLTLMMSGCSLFSGSLIQEEVPGPSESPAADIAPDVGESQKEVQGATLYFRFLDEPYLTAETRKIQVAANERTEAGIVKELIRGPSQVELRSLFNGDTKVVSVSESNGYLFVTLSREFLDPADALGDLPDNWAEDPKTVEQVNEYKRLAIYSIINSLTELGNFSGVQILIDVENTGKGERVRRSLLGFQDGTNDDQLMEPMYRQNDVILTPRTTMSIALDCFSKKSWDRLYKYVASKDEQGVSRPTLEEVTNNLSVQDPTLESYTVVHESVSLDGQTAVVCVNVKIRYSDGIIAEKQNVPLRMRRENQIWKINYSALSSVLSKQP from the coding sequence ATGAAGGGAAGATGGGTAAGGCTGACGGCCGCCATGGTTGTTTTAACCCTCATGATGAGCGGCTGTTCCCTGTTTTCAGGATCGCTCATTCAAGAGGAGGTTCCCGGGCCTTCCGAAAGCCCGGCGGCGGATATTGCGCCGGATGTGGGGGAGAGCCAGAAGGAAGTCCAGGGTGCAACCCTCTACTTCCGTTTTCTGGACGAACCCTATTTGACGGCGGAAACCCGAAAGATTCAGGTGGCCGCCAACGAGAGAACGGAAGCGGGCATCGTCAAGGAGCTCATCCGGGGCCCCTCTCAGGTGGAACTCAGATCCCTGTTCAACGGCGACACGAAGGTGGTCAGTGTTTCGGAGAGCAACGGTTATCTTTTTGTGACGCTGAGCCGGGAGTTCCTCGACCCTGCCGATGCCTTGGGGGATCTGCCCGACAACTGGGCGGAGGACCCCAAGACCGTGGAGCAGGTCAACGAATACAAACGGCTGGCCATCTATTCCATCATCAACTCCTTAACGGAGCTGGGCAATTTCAGCGGCGTTCAGATTCTGATTGACGTGGAGAATACGGGCAAGGGCGAACGGGTGCGCAGAAGCCTCCTCGGCTTTCAGGACGGAACGAACGATGACCAGCTGATGGAGCCCATGTACCGTCAAAACGACGTCATTCTGACGCCCAGAACCACCATGAGCATTGCGCTGGACTGCTTCAGCAAAAAGAGCTGGGACCGGCTTTATAAGTATGTGGCTTCCAAGGACGAGCAGGGTGTGAGCCGGCCCACCCTGGAGGAGGTCACGAACAACCTGTCCGTGCAGGACCCCACGCTGGAATCCTACACCGTGGTTCATGAGAGCGTATCGCTGGATGGTCAGACGGCAGTGGTGTGCGTCAATGTGAAAATCCGTTACAGCGATGGAATCATCGCGGAAAAGCAGAATGTTCCGCTGCGCATGCGGCGGGAAAATCAGATTTGGAAGATCAACTATTCGGCTTTGAGCTCGGTGCTGAGCAAGCAGCCGTGA
- a CDS encoding GerMN domain-containing protein, with amino-acid sequence MRRMIAGALGVLMLALALAGCADSRENIDQTGNVPAPSAQAHVFGSSENWLSRSVSLYFYNQDRTNLVSVVREVQYSESKSLAEAAVEWLLGGPEYQPEIQPSPSATAAADQGVVDSGFLAVVPEDVKLLGIEQSENVVLVNLNSAFKNLSPKEQFAARLAITNTLTVSSEEIQWVGIFVEGVLYEGDAVEPMGLMSKTNRTLEEAWREHSMEVEEQQEMLSTERTYTRQVTLPLFFKDINGAYLLIEPRSVQLTNNRVENVKIVISELRKGPIDPTRMTSVLPSQLTLLGAPTFGEGENVTQVTLNFSSHFNTVVQGTSSSDALVLGSVVESLCACFPDLNAIAIQVEGKPIASIPEKNFTEGLMEKTDFSGLVGDTVLLYFAHPSMNSLVPVTRAMSQTGMRYMIQRLEQIMLGPLQGESAEATPIFQEGETEAIFESVTVEGDLALVNLSDSFYEECQSLSEVQERMLVYSIVNTLTEMPTIRRVQFFRAGQSIDKLSGYLYMTTPFMRNPGIIKEGS; translated from the coding sequence ATGAGAAGAATGATAGCAGGAGCGCTCGGCGTTCTCATGTTGGCTCTGGCCCTTGCGGGCTGCGCCGACTCCCGTGAAAATATCGATCAAACGGGCAACGTCCCGGCGCCCAGCGCCCAGGCCCATGTTTTTGGCAGCAGCGAGAATTGGCTTTCCCGCAGCGTATCCCTGTATTTTTACAATCAGGACCGGACCAATTTGGTGTCGGTGGTCCGCGAGGTCCAGTACTCGGAGAGCAAGAGCCTGGCCGAAGCGGCGGTGGAGTGGCTTCTGGGCGGGCCCGAATATCAGCCGGAGATCCAGCCCAGTCCCTCAGCTACGGCCGCCGCCGATCAGGGTGTGGTGGATTCAGGTTTTCTTGCGGTGGTGCCGGAGGATGTGAAGCTTCTTGGTATCGAACAGTCGGAAAACGTGGTGCTGGTCAACCTCAATAGCGCCTTCAAGAATCTTTCGCCGAAGGAACAATTTGCAGCCCGGCTTGCCATCACCAACACGCTCACCGTATCTTCCGAGGAGATCCAGTGGGTGGGCATCTTTGTGGAGGGCGTGCTCTATGAGGGGGATGCCGTGGAGCCCATGGGGCTCATGTCCAAGACCAACCGCACGCTGGAGGAGGCGTGGCGGGAGCATTCGATGGAGGTGGAGGAGCAGCAGGAGATGCTGTCGACGGAGCGGACCTACACCCGGCAGGTGACGCTTCCACTCTTTTTCAAGGATATTAACGGCGCCTATCTTTTGATCGAACCCCGAAGCGTGCAGTTGACCAACAACCGGGTGGAAAACGTGAAAATCGTCATCTCTGAGCTGCGCAAAGGGCCCATCGATCCCACCCGCATGACTTCGGTGCTGCCCTCCCAGCTGACGCTCCTTGGTGCGCCCACCTTTGGTGAGGGGGAAAATGTTACGCAGGTGACCCTCAATTTCTCCTCCCATTTCAATACGGTGGTGCAGGGAACATCCTCCTCCGACGCTCTGGTGCTGGGTTCGGTGGTGGAGAGCCTGTGCGCCTGCTTTCCCGATCTCAATGCCATCGCCATTCAGGTTGAGGGCAAACCTATTGCGTCCATTCCGGAGAAGAATTTTACCGAAGGCTTGATGGAGAAGACCGACTTCAGCGGACTTGTGGGCGATACGGTGCTGCTGTATTTCGCGCATCCCAGCATGAATTCGCTGGTGCCCGTCACCCGGGCCATGTCCCAAACGGGTATGCGCTATATGATTCAAAGACTGGAGCAGATCATGCTGGGGCCCCTTCAGGGTGAAAGCGCGGAGGCCACGCCCATTTTCCAGGAGGGCGAAACGGAGGCTATCTTCGAGAGTGTGACGGTGGAGGGCGATTTAGCCTTGGTGAATCTTTCGGACAGCTTTTATGAGGAGTGTCAAAGTCTGAGCGAGGTTCAGGAGCGGATGCTGGTCTATTCCATTGTCAACACTTTAACCGAGATGCCCACCATCCGGCGGGTGCAGTTCTTTAGAGCCGGACAGTCCATCGATAAGCTGAGCGGCTATCTGTACATGACCACGCCGTTCATGCGGAATCCCGGCATCATCAAGGAGGGCAGTTAG
- a CDS encoding MBL fold metallo-hydrolase, translating into MRFTVLGKYGPYPPEDGATSGYLLECADLKILLDCGSGTAARLQRLTALEELDAVVISHLHQDHISDLGVLNYAMQMLTKKGLRQGKLPVYLPGAPADVLAMIEGFDHMRVGVYANRLDFTGLSLTFHPVRHPVPCYAMLLHGEGRTLFYSGDTAYFEGLMELVQGANCALMDACFLGEHPEGPHLSAHQAAMVARQAGIEQLYLTHMPPYADEAAYRREAGEVFPGAQVVREMESYTV; encoded by the coding sequence ATGAGATTTACAGTGCTTGGCAAATACGGTCCCTATCCTCCGGAAGACGGCGCGACCAGCGGATATCTCCTTGAATGTGCCGATTTGAAGATCCTTCTGGACTGCGGCAGCGGTACGGCGGCACGGCTTCAGCGGCTTACGGCCCTTGAGGAGCTGGATGCCGTGGTGATTTCCCACCTCCATCAGGATCACATAAGCGATCTCGGCGTTTTGAACTACGCTATGCAGATGCTCACGAAAAAGGGGCTGCGGCAGGGAAAGCTTCCGGTGTATCTTCCGGGAGCGCCGGCAGATGTTTTGGCCATGATTGAGGGATTCGATCATATGCGGGTGGGCGTCTATGCAAATAGGCTCGATTTTACTGGGCTTAGTCTGACCTTTCATCCGGTGCGGCATCCTGTGCCCTGCTATGCCATGCTCCTCCATGGGGAGGGGAGAACGCTTTTTTATTCCGGGGACACCGCCTATTTTGAAGGGCTCATGGAGCTTGTCCAAGGTGCAAACTGCGCGCTGATGGACGCCTGTTTTTTGGGCGAGCATCCGGAAGGCCCCCACCTTTCCGCCCACCAGGCTGCCATGGTGGCCCGGCAGGCCGGCATCGAGCAGCTTTATTTGACCCACATGCCGCCATACGCCGATGAGGCGGCGTACCGAAGGGAAGCGGGTGAGGTTTTCCCGGGAGCCCAAGTGGTGCGGGAGATGGAGAGTTACACAGTATAG
- a CDS encoding DNA internalization-related competence protein ComEC/Rec2, which yields MRFFNNRPFVAPALIFAAGVGLGACLKWPVLAILGAAAAFFALALLFRKWEVPFRACLLLFFLAAGLFCCRTAFLPFELERSYLDGSVREFSGIVSELPVENDDGSVRLILKDVRVRVKGEWLSDPKRCALTLYGRDDGPVSLSPVYGQTLRGWARLNPIEEPTNPGAYNYKNYWAYKNVASTGWTTDTLVMLGSTDSGLDSYGWILGLKEKLGRSIEGYLGKSDGAALLTSVLLGDRSDLPDEVSENFQIMGVSHLLAISGLHVGILAMALTAFLRRLKLNYKWRFPIIVIFLSVYSLMTGLSPSIVRASLMMVFYLAGEALGQRADRITGLALSMLVILIISPLSLFQAGFQLSYAAVAGILLLSQRFTEGPLRRLPRSLREITAVNLSAQLATLPLMAWYFGRISILSFFVNLIIVPIFGVFIVVGLVATLLGLITPYLAVPFGWFLHFGFEGIIGLTRLTASVPYTTLILARPSVLTSVGFGAFILFVSAPFFVRPGSRKILLTLCCVVMAAGLIVQTAEHSQPRIVFLDVGQGDSIFVKTEEGAYLIDGGGDLEETWDPGRSVILPFLRQEGALHLKGMVVSHPDADHVGGLLTVLQNTKVDAIYCSEGLEGLGDVPFRRLLEEAERRDIPVLEVGAGDELGPFKVLGPAADMEGGANDLSMVLALELDGLRFLTAGDLEAEGEEKLQNVIGEADLIKVSHHGSATSTTEGWLDAAKPEAAVISVGRNNLYRHPNSDVLERLTDHDIEIFRTDLDGAVIVHKENELWKMTGYASGRAFNMAR from the coding sequence ATGCGCTTTTTTAACAACCGGCCGTTTGTGGCGCCTGCGCTGATATTTGCTGCAGGCGTGGGTCTTGGCGCCTGCCTGAAATGGCCGGTTCTGGCGATCCTCGGCGCGGCTGCCGCTTTTTTTGCCCTCGCCCTTCTTTTTCGCAAGTGGGAGGTGCCCTTCCGTGCCTGCCTGCTTCTTTTTTTCCTTGCGGCGGGTCTCTTCTGCTGTCGTACGGCATTTTTGCCCTTCGAACTGGAACGCAGCTACCTGGACGGCTCCGTTCGCGAGTTCTCCGGCATCGTTTCGGAGCTTCCCGTGGAAAACGACGATGGTTCGGTCCGGCTGATCTTGAAGGATGTGCGGGTGCGGGTGAAAGGGGAATGGCTTTCCGATCCCAAACGCTGTGCGCTCACCCTCTATGGCCGGGACGATGGCCCGGTGAGTCTTTCCCCCGTCTATGGGCAGACCCTTCGGGGCTGGGCTCGGCTGAACCCCATTGAGGAACCCACCAATCCCGGCGCATACAACTACAAAAATTATTGGGCCTACAAAAACGTGGCCTCCACGGGGTGGACCACGGACACTTTGGTCATGCTTGGAAGCACGGATTCGGGCCTGGATTCCTACGGCTGGATTCTGGGTCTCAAGGAGAAACTCGGCCGTTCCATTGAAGGCTACCTTGGCAAAAGCGATGGCGCCGCCCTTTTGACCAGCGTGCTTCTGGGGGATCGAAGCGATCTTCCCGATGAGGTGAGCGAGAATTTTCAAATCATGGGCGTCTCCCATCTCCTCGCTATATCCGGTTTGCATGTAGGCATTCTGGCCATGGCGCTCACCGCCTTTTTGAGGCGGCTTAAGCTCAACTATAAATGGCGCTTTCCCATCATTGTGATCTTTCTTTCGGTTTATTCACTGATGACGGGCCTGTCGCCCTCCATTGTCCGCGCATCCCTCATGATGGTTTTTTATCTTGCCGGGGAGGCCTTGGGCCAGCGCGCCGACCGCATCACCGGCCTTGCGCTGTCCATGCTGGTCATTCTCATCATTTCACCCTTATCGCTCTTTCAAGCGGGTTTTCAACTGTCCTATGCGGCGGTTGCCGGTATTTTGCTGCTCAGCCAGCGCTTTACCGAGGGGCCTCTCCGGAGGCTGCCGAGGTCTCTTAGGGAAATCACGGCGGTCAACCTGTCCGCCCAGTTGGCAACGCTGCCCCTCATGGCCTGGTATTTTGGCAGGATATCCATTCTCTCCTTCTTTGTAAACCTGATCATCGTACCTATCTTTGGCGTGTTCATTGTCGTGGGGCTGGTGGCGACCTTGCTTGGACTTATCACGCCCTATCTCGCCGTGCCCTTTGGCTGGTTCCTCCATTTCGGCTTTGAGGGAATCATCGGCCTCACCCGGCTCACCGCATCGGTGCCCTACACGACGCTGATTCTGGCAAGACCAAGCGTCCTGACTTCGGTCGGCTTTGGCGCGTTTATCCTCTTTGTTTCCGCGCCCTTCTTTGTGCGGCCGGGGAGCCGGAAAATCCTGCTTACGCTGTGCTGTGTGGTCATGGCGGCGGGGCTCATTGTACAAACGGCGGAGCACAGCCAGCCGAGGATCGTATTTCTGGATGTGGGCCAGGGCGACAGCATCTTTGTCAAAACGGAGGAAGGGGCCTATCTTATCGATGGCGGCGGAGATCTGGAGGAGACTTGGGATCCCGGCAGGAGTGTGATTCTGCCCTTTTTAAGGCAGGAGGGAGCACTTCATCTCAAAGGCATGGTGGTCAGTCATCCCGATGCGGATCATGTGGGCGGGCTTTTGACCGTGCTGCAAAACACCAAGGTGGACGCCATCTACTGCTCCGAAGGACTGGAGGGACTGGGTGACGTGCCCTTTCGAAGACTTTTGGAGGAAGCGGAGCGGCGGGATATACCCGTTTTGGAAGTGGGCGCGGGCGATGAGCTCGGCCCCTTCAAGGTGTTGGGTCCCGCGGCGGACATGGAGGGCGGCGCCAACGATCTGTCCATGGTGCTCGCTCTCGAGCTGGACGGACTGCGCTTTTTAACCGCCGGTGATTTGGAGGCGGAAGGGGAGGAAAAGCTGCAAAATGTCATCGGTGAGGCGGATCTTATCAAGGTGTCCCATCACGGAAGCGCCACCTCCACCACGGAGGGCTGGCTGGATGCCGCAAAACCAGAGGCGGCGGTTATCTCCGTGGGCCGGAACAATCTGTACCGCCATCCAAACAGCGATGTTTTGGAGCGGCTCACGGATCATGATATCGAAATTTTCCGCACCGATCTGGACGGCGCGGTAATTGTGCATAAAGAGAATGAACTTTGGAAAATGACAGGCTATGCCAGCGGCAGGGCCTTCAATATGGCGAGGTGA
- the holA gene encoding DNA polymerase III subunit delta — translation MNYQGFFDQIRKDIVGSLYVFHGEEEYIKERALEKLVNALTDPATRTVNYDVLEEEKDGGRIRAAAETLPFMAERRLVVVKDSPLLHEGRDETLEAYLAEVPESTCLVFYQRGSLDKRKKLSQLLIKQGQEVLFSPMEDRELVDYLSRYARMKGKNLNFEAAQLLILYAGRELQDLIHEIDKLSVYADGEAIGETDIKALVQPSLEYNIFQMTDHLCRRELGEALVILRGLLGQGQSGIGVLAMIYRQMRNLYRAKTLEKGANLASVLKLPPFVARKIAQQAGRFKEPELAAALRACREMDEAIKTGVLKEDSALELLLQRIAGF, via the coding sequence ATGAATTATCAAGGATTCTTTGATCAGATTCGAAAGGATATCGTGGGCAGCTTATATGTGTTTCATGGCGAGGAGGAATACATCAAGGAGCGGGCGCTGGAAAAGCTGGTGAACGCCCTGACCGATCCCGCCACCCGTACGGTCAACTATGACGTTTTGGAGGAGGAGAAGGACGGCGGCCGCATCCGGGCGGCAGCGGAAACGCTGCCCTTCATGGCGGAGCGGCGGCTGGTGGTGGTGAAGGACAGCCCCCTCCTTCACGAAGGCAGGGATGAGACACTGGAGGCCTATTTGGCTGAGGTTCCGGAAAGCACCTGCCTGGTATTCTATCAGCGGGGCAGCCTGGACAAGCGCAAAAAGCTGTCACAGCTTCTGATCAAGCAGGGTCAGGAGGTTCTCTTCTCGCCCATGGAGGATCGGGAGCTTGTGGATTATCTGTCCCGCTACGCGAGGATGAAGGGGAAGAACCTGAATTTTGAGGCGGCTCAGCTGCTCATACTCTACGCCGGGCGGGAACTGCAGGACTTGATTCATGAGATCGACAAGCTGTCCGTTTACGCGGACGGTGAAGCCATCGGGGAGACGGATATCAAGGCGCTGGTGCAGCCCTCCCTTGAATACAACATCTTTCAGATGACCGACCATCTCTGCCGGCGGGAACTGGGCGAGGCGCTGGTCATTCTGCGGGGGCTGCTGGGCCAGGGGCAGAGCGGCATCGGCGTGCTTGCCATGATCTACCGCCAGATGCGGAATCTCTATCGGGCCAAAACGCTGGAGAAGGGCGCGAATCTCGCTTCCGTGCTCAAGCTTCCGCCCTTTGTAGCAAGAAAGATCGCCCAGCAGGCCGGCCGCTTCAAGGAGCCGGAGCTCGCCGCCGCTCTGCGGGCCTGCCGGGAGATGGACGAAGCCATCAAAACCGGCGTTCTCAAAGAGGATTCCGCGCTGGAGCTGCTTCTTCAGCGGATTGCCGGATTTTAG
- the rpsT gene encoding 30S ribosomal protein S20, which translates to MPQIKSAMKRVKVTEKKNMRNRVLKSSLKTTLKKFDSACADKNVGEAETLFVEATSAVDKAVTKGILHRNTANHKKAYLARHLDAAKAE; encoded by the coding sequence ATGCCACAAATCAAATCCGCTATGAAAAGGGTTAAGGTCACGGAAAAGAAGAACATGCGCAATCGGGTTTTGAAGTCCTCCTTGAAGACGACTTTGAAGAAGTTCGATAGTGCCTGCGCCGATAAGAACGTGGGCGAGGCCGAGACGTTGTTTGTCGAAGCGACCAGCGCTGTCGATAAAGCAGTCACCAAGGGTATCCTGCACCGCAACACCGCCAATCACAAGAAGGCTTATCTGGCCCGTCATCTGGACGCCGCCAAGGCCGAATAA
- the gpr gene encoding GPR endopeptidase: MNIRTDLAMEAREILQKKDPESVSGVSESHETLAKGELTVTRVRIETEEGARKMGKAVGTYVTLEFPAVPERSMELEDEIANQLAKELKALLPEMTAETTALVVGLGNWNMTPDALGPRVVDQMLVTRHMLMAMPDAIDERIRSVSAIAPGVLGLTGLETFEVISSLVERIAPDVLVVIDSLAARKASRIGTTIQISDTGIQPGSGVGNRRREISQKTLGIPVIALGVPMVVYASTIAQDAIEMALSGGKRSLNSLEEKLLENVQQQVLSGTFPQMVVTPKEVDELIEEASKSLSEGLNMAFHDGLSLEEVRSYGV, encoded by the coding sequence ATGAATATTCGTACCGATCTGGCCATGGAAGCCAGGGAAATATTGCAAAAGAAGGATCCGGAGAGCGTTTCAGGCGTTTCCGAGAGCCATGAAACGCTGGCAAAGGGCGAGCTGACCGTGACTCGGGTCCGGATCGAAACAGAGGAAGGGGCCCGGAAAATGGGAAAGGCCGTGGGCACCTATGTGACCTTGGAATTCCCGGCGGTCCCCGAACGGAGCATGGAACTGGAGGACGAGATTGCAAATCAGCTGGCCAAGGAACTGAAAGCGCTGCTGCCTGAGATGACGGCGGAGACCACGGCGCTGGTGGTGGGCCTTGGCAACTGGAACATGACGCCCGACGCCCTGGGTCCTCGAGTGGTGGATCAGATGCTGGTTACCCGGCACATGCTGATGGCCATGCCGGACGCCATCGACGAGCGGATCCGCAGCGTCAGCGCCATTGCGCCGGGCGTTTTAGGGCTCACCGGCCTTGAAACCTTTGAGGTCATAAGCTCCCTGGTGGAGCGGATCGCCCCGGACGTTCTGGTGGTGATCGACTCCCTGGCCGCCCGCAAGGCGTCCCGCATCGGCACCACCATCCAGATCTCCGACACGGGCATTCAGCCGGGCAGCGGCGTGGGCAACCGGCGCCGGGAGATCTCCCAAAAGACGCTGGGCATCCCCGTCATCGCCCTTGGCGTACCCATGGTGGTCTATGCGTCCACCATCGCGCAGGACGCCATTGAGATGGCGCTGTCCGGCGGCAAGCGGAGCCTCAATTCGCTGGAGGAAAAGCTCCTTGAAAATGTGCAGCAGCAGGTCCTCTCCGGTACGTTTCCCCAGATGGTGGTCACCCCAAAGGAGGTGGACGAGCTCATTGAGGAGGCGTCGAAAAGTCTGTCCGAAGGGCTCAACATGGCCTTTCATGACGGTCTCAGCCTGGAGGAGGTCCGTTCCTACGGCGTTTAA
- the spoIIP gene encoding stage II sporulation protein P: MRIRVVKAVNLIYGVAFILIVVALVGLGARLLAGDSAAANLDEPVQMAADAGQTPAVSRGGARTESGVVQWLGEAVFGVDLDDPKSLITYPIPSLSGGEGEDTAQEASANITTGDAYGHENENSGAAAEVPEAIQVEVENLTDNLAPIASQGDGPQILIYHTHNFEAYAQDAANPYEETEAWRTKDNNFNVARVGAELTHLLNNQYGIPTIHDTTLHEPPKLGTAYNRSLTTMESQLSANPELKMIIDLHRDAYIEGSKEANTVTIDGKQVARVMVVIGTGQGKAGGFEERPNWQENYKLGLKVTNNLNDIAPGIAKEVDVKTGRFNQHLSTGCILIEVGNNANTLEEVLNAVPYIAKAISLSFEN, encoded by the coding sequence ATGCGAATTCGGGTGGTCAAAGCGGTCAACCTCATCTATGGGGTGGCCTTTATTCTCATTGTGGTGGCACTGGTGGGCCTCGGCGCCCGGCTTCTCGCGGGGGACAGCGCGGCGGCCAATCTGGACGAACCTGTTCAAATGGCGGCGGACGCTGGGCAAACGCCCGCCGTGTCCCGGGGCGGCGCCCGCACGGAGAGCGGCGTGGTCCAGTGGCTGGGCGAGGCGGTCTTCGGCGTGGATCTGGACGATCCGAAGAGCCTCATCACCTATCCCATTCCCAGCCTCAGCGGCGGAGAGGGGGAGGATACGGCGCAGGAGGCGTCGGCCAACATTACCACCGGGGATGCGTACGGCCATGAGAACGAAAACAGCGGGGCCGCCGCGGAGGTTCCGGAGGCCATTCAGGTGGAGGTTGAAAACCTGACGGATAATCTGGCGCCCATCGCCAGCCAGGGCGACGGTCCGCAGATTCTCATCTATCACACCCATAACTTCGAGGCCTACGCTCAGGACGCCGCCAATCCCTATGAGGAGACGGAGGCCTGGCGGACCAAGGACAACAACTTCAATGTGGCCCGGGTGGGCGCGGAGCTGACCCATCTTCTCAATAACCAGTACGGCATTCCCACGATCCATGACACCACCCTGCATGAGCCGCCCAAGCTGGGCACGGCTTACAACCGCTCCCTGACCACCATGGAGTCCCAGCTTTCGGCCAATCCTGAACTCAAGATGATCATCGATCTCCATCGGGACGCATATATCGAGGGCAGCAAGGAAGCCAATACCGTGACCATTGACGGCAAGCAGGTGGCCCGGGTGATGGTGGTCATCGGTACAGGTCAGGGCAAGGCCGGCGGTTTTGAGGAGCGGCCCAACTGGCAGGAAAACTACAAGCTGGGGCTCAAAGTGACCAACAACCTCAACGATATCGCGCCGGGCATCGCCAAGGAAGTGGATGTTAAGACGGGCCGGTTCAATCAGCATCTGTCCACCGGCTGTATCCTTATTGAGGTGGGCAACAATGCCAACACCCTGGAGGAGGTTTTGAACGCCGTTCCCTACATCGCGAAGGCCATCAGCCTCAGCTTTGAGAATTGA